The Asticcacaulis excentricus genome has a segment encoding these proteins:
- a CDS encoding STAS/SEC14 domain-containing protein translates to MTPRSRLNFSQNDEQKRITIRYIGDVDGQEIVNGIARYLESVGEVWLYDIIIDMRRFEGFVPFEELGRLARQWATIAQGRDMGRKVAIISQDPLVLARAKAYPVTFPTRVIRIFAEMIDGENWIEGNETASEASADTPRAS, encoded by the coding sequence ATGACCCCGCGCTCCCGTCTGAACTTTTCGCAGAACGACGAACAGAAGCGTATCACTATCCGCTACATCGGTGATGTGGACGGTCAGGAGATCGTCAACGGCATCGCGCGCTATCTCGAAAGCGTGGGCGAGGTCTGGCTCTACGACATCATCATCGATATGCGCCGCTTTGAGGGCTTTGTGCCCTTTGAGGAACTGGGGCGTCTGGCGCGTCAGTGGGCCACTATCGCTCAGGGCCGCGACATGGGGCGCAAGGTGGCCATCATCAGTCAGGACCCACTGGTCCTGGCGCGCGCCAAGGCCTATCCGGTCACCTTCCCCACCCGCGTCATCCGCATCTTTGCCGAAATGATCGACGGCGAAAACTGGATCGAAGGCAATGAAACCGCGTCTGAGGCCAGTGCGGACACGCCGCGCGCCTCTTGA